From a single Solanum dulcamara chromosome 4, daSolDulc1.2, whole genome shotgun sequence genomic region:
- the LOC129884967 gene encoding heavy metal-associated isoprenylated plant protein 36-like, whose amino-acid sequence MGSSPPDQEQPPQLPQLHYRTLVLKVSIHCPGCKRKVKKVLQSIEGVYTTDIHPQQQKVIVTGNVEAETLIKKLVRNGRSAELWPEPKPILKEKKPKKKENCDDDDDDEQEDDEHNNNNNDEKTAEHGVRFGGVETFTADVKEVRPDERPPENVAVVERFAAGEQKPGAGQGAKKKKKKKKKSSSGNTNNTNASVGSNGAHPSSESDVSKMGPMNQANPPHSFQHPYPKSYDPNPHTSYYVPQQHQSYVVNYNAANPMVSSGLPYYYIPSSPYMQSDVYSKQQSTPLDSFEILSDENPHACYIM is encoded by the exons ATGGGCTCCTCTCCACCTGATCAAGAACAACCACCTCAGCTTCCCCAACTTCATTACAGG ACATTGGTTTTGAAAGTTTCCATCCACTGTCCAGGCTGCAAGAGAAAAGTAAAGAAAGTTTTGCAAAGCATTGAAG GTGTTTATACAACAGATATTCATCCACAGCAGCAGAAAGTCATAGTGACTGGAAATGTTGAAGCTGAGACTTTgataaagaagttggtgaggaATGGAAGGAGTGCTGAGCTATGGCCAGAGCCGAAGCCTatattaaaagagaaaaaaccaaagaaaaaagaaaactgCGACGATGACGATGATGATGAACAAGAAGATGatgaacataataataataataatgatgaaaaaACAGCTGAACATGGTGTTAGATTCGGCGGAGTTGAGACTTTTACTGCAGATGTCAAGGAAGTAAGGCCAGATGAAAGGCCACCGGAGAATGTCGCCGTCGTTGAGAGGTTCGCCGCCGGCGAGCAAAAGCCCGGTGCAGGACAAGGTgctaagaagaagaaaaagaaaaagaagaagagtagTAGTGGGAATACCAACAATACAAATGCGAGTGTAGGTTCTAATGGTGCACATCCAAGCAGCGAATCAGATGTCTCTAAAATGGGTCCCATGAATCAAGCAAATCCGCCCCATTCATTTCAGCATCCTTATCCAAAATCGTACGATCCGAATCCACATACTAGTTATTATGTACCTCAGCAGCATCAGAGTTATGTGGTGAATTACAATGCGGCAAATCCTATGGTAAGCAGTGGACTGCCATATTACTATATTCCATCGTCACCGTACATGCAATCAGATGTTTATTCGAAGCAACAATCTACACCGTTGGATTCTTTTGAAATATTGAGTGACGAGAACCCTCATGCTTGCTATATCATGTGA